Within Cloacibacillus sp., the genomic segment GTTCTTCATCTCTTCTCCGGCAGCCCCTCGCGGAAATACTCAACGAAGCGGGCCATGCCGTCGATCAGGGCTCCGCGCCCGTCCGCTCCCATTCTATCCATCACATGCAGCTCCAGCTCCAGAAGTTCGGGGATGATGGCGGCGGCCAGCGCCTCGCCCTCCTGCGTAAGGTGTATCAGCTTATTCCTCCGGTCCGACTTCAGGTAAGAAAACTCTATCAGCCCGCGCCGTTCAAAATCCTTTAATATCGCGTTGACCGTCTGCTTGGGAAAAAGCCACCTGTCGCAGATCATCCTCTGCGTACATCCGTCCCGGTCATAGTAGAGCGAATGAAGCACCAGCACCGAGCTGCCGCCGATTCCGTGAGCCTTCGACCATTCTTCGTATATTACGGTCATATCGCGCCACAGCGAGTAAAACCGCCGCAGCTCCGCGTCGGGGATCTTTCCGTACATCACCGCACCTCCAATTTTAGTCCAATTT encodes:
- a CDS encoding MarR family transcriptional regulator, producing MYGKIPDAELRRFYSLWRDMTVIYEEWSKAHGIGGSSVLVLHSLYYDRDGCTQRMICDRWLFPKQTVNAILKDFERRGLIEFSYLKSDRRNKLIHLTQEGEALAAAIIPELLELELHVMDRMGADGRGALIDGMARFVEYFREGLPEKR